ACCTAGGTAACCAAGAATGAAAATATGTACTGAGTCACAGATGTTCTGCACAATATGCTAGCATCCACTCAAAAGGAAATgactgataaataaaatatgttatataagCAATATCTTTAAATAATGCTGGTGTATAGCTGCATCAATATTAGTCAATGTAGATGTTACTGAAAAAGTGTACTGCATAAAAAGAGgaattgctgtttttctttatgATAAGAAAAGTCATCTTCCTGAGAAGATACGACAGTTTCAAATTTGCGTCTCTATAAAACAcagtgttaatatttttaataaaggggCAATTGATATAActacaaagagaaagaaaccacCCCATAGTTGTATAAAGAGATTTAAATAGCTCAGTAATAACACTAACAGTAAAAGTACAGATTTAAATCATGTGATTAACAAACTTGACCTAGTTGACTCATATAGAACACTGCACTCAACTGTCATtatacataattttcaaatgGTCAGGCAATGACTACAAAGGTGATAAGTATATTCTAGACCATAGTGAGAGTCACCTAATTTAGAAGGATTTCATGAAAAGAATGTATGACATTATAAATGGATTTTCTGGATAATTTATAGTTCACCTATTTACAGCAGTACATTGAGGCCAATACTGctcagcagcccctccctctggaggaaaggagaagagtaGAACACATGTACAACAGTTGGGCTTTTTAGGGGCTGTCCAAGCACTGGTGTCtgccagggtgtccaacctgcaacTGTGGGTCGCATGCAGCTcagcatggctgtgaatgtggcccaacacaaaatcataaatttacttgaaacattatgaGATCTTTTTGTGAGTACAcatcgcaatgtatttaatgtgtggccgaGGACAGctattcttcttccagtgtggcacagagatgcctaaggtttggacacccctggatgaTCTTAGAGCCCTGATGGGAATTAACATACTGTTGATGCCTGAAAGCTGCTGAGAACCAAAAGAGCTGGGTGGGATCCTGgtggttatttttttcctaaacaacATTCAACATATAAATTCACTTTTAAACATAATTATTGTTTAAGAAGTTATGTTATAGTATACCTGAATTTAACATTATCAACATAAGATCTATACCAactatacataaattaaaaattaaattaaaaaagttgaCATGTTcagaagaatgagagaaaaacagaaaaaagtaatttaaattaaaatatataaaatatgtatataaagtatagaaaacaaacagaaaacacaaaaagaataaacaagattgacaggGAGTTTACTGTGATTGGAAGAAGCTCCTGAAATTTCATgcttatacttttaattttcctGCAATGTGTCTCTACTTCATTATGCCACATTATTTAATTTGCTTGTGAGAAAGAGTCTTCCTCACCATGTTCACAAAGGCTTTCTTGACTTGCTCATTCCTTAAGCTGTAAAtaaaggggttcagcatgggtgcTACTGAGGTGTTCAGAACAGCAACTCCTTTGCTCAAGGACACCCTATCTTTCGCTGAAGgtttaatatacataaaaatgcagcTACCATAAGAGATGGAGATGACAATCATGTGAGAGGAACACGTAGAAAAGGCCTTTGTCCTCTGACTAGTAGAAGGAATTCTTAAAATCGTTCTGATGATATAGAGAtaggacagaaatatcaatgccAAAGTGAACATCAAGGTAAATACAGCAGTGGAGAAACCAAGTGTCTCTAGAAATTTTGTGTCTGAACAAGAAAGTTGCAGCAGGGGGAAATAATCACAGGTAAAATGGTCAATAATATTTGATCTGCAGTAATCGAGATTCAAGACCAACATGAGTGCAGGGAATACAATTAAGAATGAAACTAGCCAGGAAGAGAACACAAGGAGTATACAGATTCTTCGATTCATGATGGTCATGTAATGCAGAGGTTTGCAGATGGCAATATAGCGATCATAGGACATGGCAGCCAGAAGGTAAAATTCAGTGACTGCCATGAGAATGTaaaaaaacaactgagcaatGCAATCATTAAAGGAAATGGTTTTATCCCCTGAAATAATGGTGCCCAAGAACTTAGGTATACTGACAGTTGTGAATGAAACCTCTAACAAGGAGAAATTtctgaggaagaaatacataGGGGACTGGAGATGGGAATCCAGCAGGGTAAGGGTTATGATGGTCAGGtttccagtgatgctgagcatgtagGGTATGAGCAGAAAGACAAAGATCACCACCTGAAGCTTTGGGTCATCTGACAGTCCCAGGAGGATAAATTCTGTTACTTCTGTATGGTTTCTCATTCTTCAgttgctttctttgttttcctcctgcAAGATCTATAGGAGAAAACACAAGGAACACATCATGAGTTGTGGATTAAGAACTATCCAAGTGTGGATCCAGAATTTGGCTGAAAGAGTATGTTACTTTAGCATCAGGGGAAACTTAAAGGGAACCTATAATAGCAATGgtcctttgatttcttctctcttatatacagaaaacagtatggtggtaactagggaaggaagggaattgGAAGGGGTAATAAAGGAGCTTAAATATATGGCAACAGaggatggtttgactttgggtatTGGACACACAATGCAAGGTACAGATTCATGTATTGgggaaatgtacacttgaaacctatattatCTTATGACCCAATGTGAgcccccaacaaatttaattaattaaaaagtaactttCTTGTCTTGAATGACACAAAGTGTCCTCAGGAAGACCCATCAAGTTTTAGGAAGTATTATTTTACCTAGATGCTGTTTATGTTTTTCTACAATTATTTTAGGTGACTACTTTCCTGGTGAAGTCTGCATAATCGATATTTCATCATTTCAATAATGATGAACAAATTCAATTCCCAGCATTCATACTAGTGTTcgtagaaataaataaagtgaaagtgCATATTGTCAAtcacatttaataataattttagaaatagtaaCACATATCTGCAGGGGTTTATGATGAATATCAACTAATAACCTCACACTTTTAATTCCTTAGCTACCATCTACAATttcaacaagaaagaaaaaaataaattaataaaaaatagctgggtggggggggacagtgggaagaggggattacaggaactactataaaggacacattgacaaaatcaagggggagggtggaggtgtgggaaggATGTGGGtccagctggagtggggtggagggatggggagaaaaggcatacaactgtaattgaatacaaaaattaaaaaaaattatacaaagtgTTTTAGTTTATTATTCATGGTTTTATAAGGCAAATTATTATTATAGAAAGTATATGGATTAAGCAGTTACAGAAATCTGTATTAAATACAAATGGGCTGCTTGATGGATTTCTGACTTTAGATGAATTACTTAATTTCTTGAAGCTTCAGCTTTCTGTGTTCAAAATGAAGGTGACTATAATGAATAACCCTGTaataaacataggagtgcatTTACCTTCAtgagtaaatgttttcaaattttctgcatAGATATTAACAAGAGGGATTGTTGAGCCATATGACAGCTCTATTTGTAATGCtttgagaaacttccatactgttttccatagtggctgtaccaatttacatcccTACCAGCAATTGAAATTTATATGATTTTATCAATGAATGTTAccccatgtttaattttttttaaaaatgaagttaaaatttcAAGGGTGCTTTTTCttacttatattttttcattactgtttaaccccctcccttcctctttcacctgcaaccagcctccatcctccccacagtcaccacattgttgtccgtgCCCATaagctgtttctctttttattttttgctcaataatttaaataatgtaaatgaaaGTGCTCTACAAATCATGTGGTACTTAGTATGCTTTGCATAGAgctcttttatttactttagttttcttttagttGGTGTTAATTCCCAACTTTGTGAAAGATATTTATAGTAGTTGTTATTTAGCAAAAGCACTTTTTATCTTAGTGAAATGCTAAGGACTTTTAGATATTCTCTCAGTTAGCCCTTACAACACACccatgaaactatttttattcgCAGATAAAGAATTGAGGCTCGTAGAGTTATGTACCTTTGATGTATTCATATAACTGGTAAAAGTCAAGTATAACCATAGACTatcttaaattaaaatatgttctctTAAATAAAGTACTTCATAGTCAAATAGAAACACATAGACACAGTGATAATAATTTCCTGCCTTTATTTAATAATGACTAAAttgatataataaaacaaaatgcactTAGCTCTTTTTGcactttttaatatatacaggTATAAAATTTAACTCCAAATAtgtcttatttaatttaattaaaatttccctaatcaacaaaacaaagaagcaaggaaaatataatgagagacattcaaataaagaacaaaatgacaataaccagaggggatggggagggagataacaggggaaagaagggaaagggtcatcaaggaacatgtgcaAAGGACACAGAGAGGGTTGGAGGTGGCGGTGTGTTGGGCGAGAGAGAGTGATGGAGGataatggaaacaactgtacctgaacaacaataaaaaacacttgAGCTAGTAAGTGATGAATCAATGATAAGATTGGGGAGACTTTCATTGTCtcctttatttattgatttgagagagacagagatattgatttgttgttctacttatttatgcatacaTTGGTTGCTTGTTGAATGTGCCTggaccagagatcgaacctgtaaccttggtatATGGGAACAACACTCACCAAATGAGCTTCCTGGCCAGGCCTTCTCACTTATGTGTGTAAAATCAaagatatatatatgcatgtataataAGTAGCTATACTATCCTTATAActgacatttttctcaaaattatttcacttaccatttatttcccttacaTCCCTCTCcctcacaatcaccacattgttgacAAGTTATACTTTAATAATCATATTTTGGTTTTGGCTTattgacattaatttttaaatcacatactCTAGTTTCTTAGtagatagaaattattttctttaaattatttataaaccaAAGGGAATGGAATATTGATTTTTGCATAGGAAATATTGAGGATACTTGTGGAGGAGTCTGGTTATTTTTTAGCCAAGAGCAGTGAGGAGGGCATTGTCACCATCACTTACGTGGAAGCAGAAAGGGCTGTGCAGGCCAGCTCCAGAGACATTCCCAGATTCATGATCTCAGGTCACAGCCATTCTTAGGAGAATGGGAAAATTCCACTGTGTGTTTCAAACCACTTACAAAAgtaacattgtttctttttattttttttaacctatataGGTTCTTCAGACAAAAATGAgggtctttggttttgttttgtttttgtaagtagCTATAATACTGGGAAATTGTTGGTTCTAGTTGAACTGAGACAGTAAAGAAGACATGTAGTTACAAGATTTCCATTGAAAGATGGTTCATTTTTATAAAGGCATCATTAGGTACACTATTGACTATATAACTTGAGTGTATGATGTTTTTAGTCAGGATATGACAACTAGAGATTTAAGCTGTCTCCCTAGTCAAATATCAAGGCATTTGCTTTTAGTTGACTTGTAATAAAAGTAATATCTCACATTATAATATGGTTATATTTCCTGCTAAGAGCTCAAAGGAAATTTTTTCGTGactaatacttttatttatttgtttgtttataaactaaattttactgtttgtgctattacagtgTTCCTAATTTGCCCCACTGTCTTCCTTATGCCCAACTTACCTCTGATTTTCAGAAAGGCTCACTAACAGTCAGAATATCTGGAATATGAAAAACATTGGCAGCTGTCACTGTTGTATTCCAAGGAGTCCaacatttctgaaaacattttctctcatttaacaAATTAGCTTTCCATTGccaatgtttttatattaaatttcccATTTTATCCAGAGGGAATATATTTCTCTgacaaagagatggagaaaggaagaaatacataaaagagaaaaaaatatcaaatgtttCAAAACTCTCTGGTGTTTTCTATATAGACTTTACTCACACAAGCTACTTCTGCTTTATCCAGTCTCTGTGACCCTGGCTCAAGGGGACTAATTCAGTCAGAACAGGAATACACACAACACACCAAGGAATATAAAGGATAATACACACTAGtattaaaatttgaaaggaaTCTGGGGGGTCAGTGtccagggaaagagaaaacattgcAACAAgcaaactgaaacacaaaatgtgaagtttgtttttctctaaattaCTTTTCAGACAAAGATTAGCAACCTAATATATTAGTTTCCAATATAAATTTCTATGTAATACTCTATGCCAGTTAAAAAATCTGGTAATCTATCATATTGTACTAAGTACATTTATTaactctattatttttaatctggCTTCTAATAAAAAATTTTGGTGCTATAATACTGCTaatattttataccttttcttttcctgttctgtctGGCTCTCCAGGAATGTCAGTTGAAGAATTTCTTGTTTTGATTGATTCATGGTGTAATTTATATGCTAAGTATAATATTAGGAGTTACTACCTTCTGTGATagactaataataataaatcacgACCTAATGAGATAAGTTGAGtttaaaaagacagtaaaattGTGCAGGTCATTAGTAAAAGCTATGTACAATTTGTAGGTTCTTAAgaatttggggttttgtttttgaaatcagGCTCTCTTATTGGCTGTTACAGCTCAAGACCTCCAACAAGTTATTCAGCTCTTCTGAGCATCAATTTACAGTTTGTAAagtcatcctcctcctcctcctcctcatcatcatcatGTTGTCTAACCTTACAGAGagctgtaaagattaaataatatatggTATAAAATATATCTGGCTCAACATATGATACAAAATAAGTGTTCTATATAGAAGAGATAGATAGTATTATTTATGAAATTCCTATCAAACTCCTAGTGGACATGAGAGTAATGATGGCTGCCtactctttttttatatattttaagaataatacagATAAACAAGGAGAGGTTATAAAATAAGACATACATGCCTTCAGCATGACTAAGAAATATATgatataatgaaattaaaattatttgtaagtcaaaaaataaacatccaagtcCATCAGGTGAGTGGGAATAATTAAACAGATACTACAGATATTATAGGGTAAATGGTTGTTGCAGATATttgattaatttcatttttcatatactTTCATGAAAGAAACTGTGATCTTAGTaccagaagagaaaattaaagaataagtTGATTCAAACAGTGTATACTTATTtagctattttaatataaaagattttcattattcagaaaaatcaataaaatcactTATATTTTAGAGCCACTGGTTTACTATCCAGATGTAAATCAGTGATTACATGGAATCTACCAGACAgcatgaaagaaaaacacaacaaagtCATTTtcaggttaaaaacaaaacttgagcAAATGAGGTCAACATTGCAGGTGCCTGTGAGAGGGATATAGGGGGACATTGCAGAAGTtacaatttcatttttcctttcttgaatcTTCACAATGACATTCATTCTTGCTAACACATACTTTCATTTCACTTGTTTCTAGAATACACTACTTTATGACCTAAGTTGGGAAAGGTTGTTTTGGGTGCTGGTTACTCAGGGTATAAATTAAAGAGTTCAACATGGGTGCAATGGAAGTGTGAATATGGCCAACAATGCTATTCCTTTGGTCAAAAGCCTGACATACATGAATATATGGACTATTTCCTCTGACCAGCAGACAGGATTCTTAGAATGGTGCTAATGCTGCACGTGTAGGACAGATCATTAATGCCAATGTGAAGAGTAGAGTGACAAAAGTAAAGTAAGAACCAATTCTTTCCAAAAACCATTTATCTGAGCATGAGAggtgtaaaatgggaaaatagtCCAAAGAGAAGATATCAATGACATTGGAAGCGCAGGAATCTCACTGGAGGATAAGTGTGAATGTCAGAATATGGAAAGAAATCCTCTTAGCCATGAACTAAAGACAAAGAGGGTGCAGGATTTTTCATCCCTGTTTTCATGATCAAACAACGTTTTTTGATCTGGATGGTGTAATAATGAAGCTGCTTGAAGATGGCAACATAACAGTCAAAAGACATGGCAGTTCGAAGAAAAAAATTAGGCACACCCACGAAGATGAAGGAAAACGACTGGGCTAAACCATCGTTACAGTAAATggtcattttctaaaaattaatttcttttttaatattttaatttcatattgttattcaattacagttgtgtaccttttctccccatccctccaccccaccccagctcccagctgaacccccctcccactcccacctccacccttccccttcattttgtccatgtgtcctttatgtagttcctgtaatcccctgtcctcactgtccccccccTACTCCCCcgtgtccattgttagattgttcttaacttcaaagtctctggttatattttgtttccttttttttttttctatttattatgttccagttaaaggttagatcatatggtatttgtccctcaccgcctggcttatttcacttagcataatgctctccagttccatccatgctgttgcaaagggtataagct
This DNA window, taken from Desmodus rotundus isolate HL8 chromosome 3, HLdesRot8A.1, whole genome shotgun sequence, encodes the following:
- the LOC112318423 gene encoding olfactory receptor 6C1; the encoded protein is MRNHTEVTEFILLGLSDDPKLQVVIFVFLLIPYMLSITGNLTIITLTLLDSHLQSPMYFFLRNFSLLEVSFTTVSIPKFLGTIISGDKTISFNDCIAQLFFYILMAVTEFYLLAAMSYDRYIAICKPLHYMTIMNRRICILLVFSSWLVSFLIVFPALMLVLNLDYCRSNIIDHFTCDYFPLLQLSCSDTKFLETLGFSTAVFTLMFTLALIFLSYLYIIRTILRIPSTSQRTKAFSTCSSHMIVISISYGSCIFMYIKPSAKDRVSLSKGVAVLNTSVAPMLNPFIYSLRNEQVKKAFVNMVRKTLSHKQIK